The genomic DNA GGATAAGAAGCAAAAACTCACTacgattacttttatttttctaattcttccccCATCTATATTACTGCTAAGTACTTTCACATTACCAGAGCAGTTCTGATTCCAATTCCATGTTATCTGCCTCAGGGTCACAAAATGAAATGGGAGATTTCCCAATCTCTTTTACAAAACAGCAAAACTCTGGTTCTTAAACTGGGTAATTATAAACACATTCTAATCAAAGTCATTCACAAAGTTAGACACTGAAGCTTGTTTAGTCTTCCATTAATACgaataacatttgaaaaattccTAAAGAAAACAGATGATATTCCATGTCATCATACACAACAGGAACCCAAAGATGCTACACACCATGTTCCCCCCACTCGCAGGGGCCCTCACTACTTGGAAACTCGACCGCTCTCTCTTCAAACTCAGAGTGAAGGACCAACCTCACTTCCTACCACTGAACTTGGGCCTGGAAGGAGCCTGGCTGCTGCTCTGGCTCAGGCCCCCTCTTCCTCATCGCTCACACCCTCCGCAGACGTGGGATCCAAGGTATTGACCCTGAGCAGATGCTCCAGGACCTGCCACTTGCTGGTCTCCGCGTAGGCCCGGGGACCCCACAGGAACTCGTAGCGGGCGGGGTCGCTGTGGGGCACCTGCCAGTATTCCAGGTAGCCCTCCTGCACCCACACTTTGGTGAGGAGCTCCCTGGGCTCCCCGTAGATGGAGTGCTCCCTCCCTGCATACACCCCCATCACGCTAAGTGCTTCCCAGATCTCCTCCTCAGGGGCGCGTTCACAGTACAGGGCGATCAGGCACAGGACCATCACCAGGAGGCCGGCCTTGGGCATGCTCTGCCCATCGCTCAGCACTGCATCACAGGTGAGGCCCAGGGTGGGGACCAGGACGTACGTGCACTCGCGGGGGTCCACCTCCTTCACGTCCACACCAAACACCAGCTGCATGCACTCGCAAGCTTGGCTGAAGACCACGGGGAAGTGGTCCCGATGGTCACCGAGGACCATATTCAGCATCTCCGCCTTGCAGATCGGCTCCTTGGTGCGATACTTGAGGAGCAGGAACGCCACCAGGTCAGCCATCAGCACAGTAAGTGCCTCCTGGGGCAAGGACTCGGCATAGGCGGAGAAGGAGGGGGGCgacgggggaggaggaggacgagggggAGGCGGCCTCCTCGCCCGCAGCCCCGAACACCTGCGCCTCCACGGGGCCCTGGGCCTGGACTGGGGCCTGAAGGTCAGCCTCAGGCTGGCGCAGCTCGCTCATCTCGACCAGGGCCCTGATGACTGGGGTCGGGCCGCCGACGGGAGTCTGGGCAGGGGTGACAGGTGGGGACCACGGacctgggggagagagggggtgtGAGCGGCCTCGGCGGAGAAACGCACCCTGGGCAGCTCTGACAAAGGCCACTTACAGGGCTCGCCTGGAGGGGTTCCCTCGGGCATCACAGGGGCGCTCCTCCTGGGCGGCCTGTTCCCTGCCAACCTGAAGAAGGAAGCGAGGTGGCCCCTCAGGGTGCAGCCAGCACAGCCCCAGGTGCCGACCGGGACTGAGAGGGCTGTGGGGAGGTGCGGTGACTTGGGCCTTGTGGGGTCCCCTGTGTTCTGGGACGGGGAGCCCCTGGGTGCACACTCAGGGCACACACCTCACCTTGACTCCTGGCGCTGCCTGGGCCTCCTCTGCTCTGTGGCCTGAGGACATGTGCCTCAGACCTGGGCCTTCGCCTCCCGGTTCCTGGAGCCCCTGTAAGGGGAATGGAGGGCGCACCTCGGGTGTAGGTTGTGCCACAGCCCTGGGCCCCTCGGTGCTGGTAGGAGGGGTGGGCCGGACTCTGTGGGCCCCCCATTGTTCCGGGGATTGGGCTCTCCTCAGTCCTCTCCCGGGGTCCACACCTTGACCCCGGCAGATCCTGGGACTCCTCCCTCTGCTGACCTGATGTTTCCCCTCAGACCAAGGTCCTCGCATCCTTAGACGCCTCCATCCCCAACCACGTGGCAGAGGTGAGAGCCTGCAACGTCAAGTCAGCCCTGCCCGGGACCTCCCAGGGCTGACAGCATGGGCGAGCT from Balaenoptera acutorostrata chromosome X, mBalAcu1.1, whole genome shotgun sequence includes the following:
- the LOC130706326 gene encoding LOW QUALITY PROTEIN: melanoma-associated antigen 8-like (The sequence of the model RefSeq protein was modified relative to this genomic sequence to represent the inferred CDS: inserted 2 bases in 1 codon), with the translated sequence MSELRQPEADLQAPVQAQGPVEAQVFGAAGEEAASPSSSXPPPSPPSFSAYAESLPQEALTVLMADLVAFLLLKYRTKEPICKAEMLNMVLGDHRDHFPVVFSQACECMQLVFGVDVKEVDPRECTYVLVPTLGLTCDAVLSDGQSMPKAGLLVMVLCLIALYCERAPEEEIWEALSVMGVYAGREHSIYGEPRELLTKVWVQEGYLEYWQVPHSDPARYEFLWGPRAYAETSKWQVLEHLLRVNTLDPTSAEGVSDEEEGA